One window of the Paracoccus pantotrophus genome contains the following:
- the tnpA gene encoding IS66-like element accessory protein TnpA — MSTIDSGHYGDGVARRTKRLWTDEEKRSICFQTAAPGVSVAQVARRYAVNANLIFKWLRDPRYAPDPTSVARPAEEARFLPVEIVAETRSTPAAPAAENHIEIELAGGHRMRISGSYDPEALARLIRGLSA; from the coding sequence GTGTCCACCATTGATAGTGGACACTATGGTGATGGCGTGGCGCGTCGGACGAAGCGACTTTGGACGGATGAGGAGAAGCGTTCGATCTGTTTCCAGACGGCGGCGCCGGGCGTTTCCGTGGCTCAGGTGGCGCGGCGCTACGCGGTGAACGCGAACCTGATCTTCAAGTGGCTGCGCGATCCCCGTTATGCGCCGGACCCCACCTCGGTTGCGCGCCCAGCAGAGGAGGCGCGGTTTCTGCCCGTAGAGATCGTCGCGGAGACCAGGTCTACTCCGGCGGCACCTGCCGCCGAGAACCACATCGAGATCGAGCTGGCGGGCGGTCACCGGATGCGGATCAGCGGCAGCTATGATCCTGAGGCGCTGGCGCGGCTGATCCGGGGACTTTCGGCGTGA
- the istB gene encoding IS21-like element helper ATPase IstB: protein MKAVSHAVDEARLGIMLNDLRLPTIKTLWPQFAERADREGWPAARFLAAIAEHELAERSQRRITRHLAEAHLPPGKTLDSFAFEAVPMISKAQVMAMAAGDSWLAKGANVLMFGPPGGGKSHLAAAIGLALIENGWRVLFTRTTDLVQKLQLARRELQLEAALAKLDKFDLLILDDLAYVSKDQAETSVLFELISARYEHRSIMITANQPFGEWNRVFPDPAMTLAAVDRLVHHATIFEMNVESYRRRSALEGKRQRGRPAAYATIKNTPKVDAARQSECDDDVASDNQRDNLSDAAT, encoded by the coding sequence ATGAAGGCCGTATCCCACGCGGTCGACGAGGCCCGTCTCGGCATCATGCTGAACGACCTCAGGCTGCCGACGATCAAGACACTCTGGCCCCAGTTCGCCGAACGGGCGGATCGGGAGGGCTGGCCTGCCGCGCGCTTCCTGGCCGCAATCGCCGAGCATGAGCTGGCTGAACGGTCGCAGCGCAGGATCACGAGGCACCTGGCGGAAGCTCACCTGCCGCCCGGTAAGACGCTCGACAGCTTCGCCTTCGAGGCGGTCCCGATGATCTCGAAGGCTCAGGTGATGGCCATGGCCGCCGGCGACAGCTGGCTGGCCAAGGGTGCCAATGTGCTGATGTTTGGCCCGCCAGGTGGCGGCAAGAGCCATCTCGCGGCCGCCATTGGCCTTGCGCTGATCGAGAACGGCTGGCGCGTCCTCTTCACCAGGACCACCGACTTGGTTCAGAAGCTGCAACTCGCAAGGCGGGAGCTGCAACTCGAGGCCGCCCTTGCAAAACTCGACAAGTTCGACCTGCTGATCCTCGACGATCTTGCCTATGTCTCCAAGGATCAGGCTGAAACCAGCGTTCTCTTCGAACTCATCTCGGCGCGATACGAACACCGCTCCATCATGATCACGGCCAATCAGCCATTCGGAGAATGGAACAGGGTCTTCCCGGATCCGGCCATGACCTTGGCCGCCGTCGACCGCCTGGTTCACCACGCGACCATCTTCGAGATGAACGTCGAAAGCTATCGACGACGCTCCGCCCTCGAGGGCAAACGCCAGCGGGGCCGTCCGGCGGCCTACGCGACAATCAAGAACACTCCCAAGGTTGACGCGGCGCGGCAATCAGAATGTGACGACGACGTTGCCAGCGACAATCAGCGTGATAACCTCAGCGATGCCGCGACATAG